The following coding sequences lie in one Miscanthus floridulus cultivar M001 chromosome 9, ASM1932011v1, whole genome shotgun sequence genomic window:
- the LOC136482950 gene encoding wall-associated receptor kinase 2-like gives MNNSAWDYSPCKHSFVAHKDWYKFSRQDLEGKGNDSFGNRVGDRDATLVLDWAIRGNGSCQKVLETSGVQMTAPACVSAHSYCEDLNATRGGGYLCKCSKGYMGNPYIHNGCTNINECTDPRYANTTANGPCGMYTKCKDTDGDFLCECIHNRKGDGKSEKGCYHYKFPPYAMVAVATIFAIVLACFAVILLQKRNQRKLVNKNGGKILAANGITIYTKREVDKITKRYSNRLGGGNFGDVFQGSIDGAPAQLVAVKCSVAAKVARRWQKMIQYMVPQHEQQHEQEEDGFVNEIIFQFKIRHTNVVKLIGCCLETDIPILVYELVSNGSLHDALHGTVKRCTLSLLKRLDIAIGSAEALTHMHSHGDHVHGDMKTANILLDKDLKPKVSDFGSSKLLSIDRYARAVAADRSYTDPVYMKTDRFTVKSDVYSFGIVLLELITRKTAKYDENKSLPLDFVKCFKDEGSGRSMYDREIFSGDDAQSHRNMKCLDMVGSLGVRCLKEDVEERPTMAEVLEELKQVKVIASGGSSCSEAI, from the exons ATGAATAATTCTGCCTGGGATTACAGCCCCTGTAAACATTCCTTCGTGGCCCATAAAGACTG GTACAAATTCAGCCGGCAAGACCTGGAAGGTAAGGGAAACGATAGCTTCGGCAATCGAGTTGGAGACAGAGATGCCACGTTGGTTCTTGATTGGGCCATCAGGGGTAACGGGTCCTGCCAGAAGGTGCTGGAGACAAGTGGCGTACAAATGACAGCTCCCGCCTGTGTCAGCGCACACAGCTACTGCGAAGACCTCAACGCCACACGAGGGGGCGGATACCTGTGCAAGTGCTCAAAGGGATACATGGGCAATCCCTACATCCACAACGGGTGCACGA ATATCAACGAGTGTACCGACCCTCGATATGCAAATACTACAGCTAATGGTCCTTGCGGCATGTATACCAAATGCAAGGATACAGATGGTGATTTTCTTTGTGAATGCATTCATAACCGCAAAGGAGATGGCAAAAGTGAAAAAGGGTGCTATCATTATAAATTTCCACCATATGCTATGGTGGCCGTAG CAACAATCTTTGCCATCGTCCTAGCATGTTTTGCCGTTATTTTGCTTCAGAAAAGAAATCAGAGGAAACTAGTCAACAAAAATGGTGGTAAAATACTGGCGGCCAATGGCATAACCATCTACACCAAAAGGGAGGTTGATAAGATCACAAAGCGCTACAGCAACCGCCTTGGAGGAGGGAATTTTGGTGATGTCTTCCAGGGTAGCATCGATGGTGCCCCGGCCCAGCTTGTTGCAGTTAAATGCTCCGTGGCAGCCAAGGTGGCACGCCGCTGGCAGAAGATGATCCAATACATGGTGCCGCAGCACGAGCAGCAGCACGAGCAGGAAGAGGATGGATTTGTCAATGAGATAATCTTCCAGTTCAAGATCAGGCACACAAATGTTGTCAAACTCATTGGCTGCTGCTTAGAGACGGACATTCCAATATTGGTCTACGAGTTGGTCTCCAACGGAAGCCTACATGACGCGCTTCATGGTACCGTCAAGCGATGTACTCTTTCACTTCTGAAGCGTCTAGACATTGCCATTGGCTCCGCGGAAGCTCTCACCCACATGCACTCTCATGGGGATCATGTCCATGGCGACATGAAGACAGCCAATATCCTCCTCGACAAAGACCTGAAGCCCAAGGTCTCTGACTTCGGTTCATCTAAGCTCCTGTCAATTGACAGGTACGCTAGGGCTGTGGCTGCAGATAGGAGCTACACAGACCCAGTATATATGAAGACAGACCGCTTCACTGTGAAGAGCGATGTCTACAGCTTTGGAATCGTGCTTCTGGAGCTCATCACAAGGAAAACTGCCAAGTATGATGAGAATAAAAGTCTCCCCTTGGATTTCGTCAAGTGTTTCAAGGATGAGGGTAGCGGAAGGTCAATGTATGACAGAGAAATATTTTCCGGTGATGATGCTCAATCTCATCGTAACATGAAGTGCCTGGACATGGTTGGCTCGCTGGGGGTCCGATGCCTCAAGGAAGACGTGGAGGAGAGGCCAACCATGGCAGAGGTGCTGGAGGAGCTTAAGCAAGTGAAGGTAATAGCCAGTGGAGGCTCATCCTGCTCTGAGGCGATTTGA